CATGCTCTGTCTGTTGGTGAGCTGCCCTATCTGCAGCCAGGGATGAGAGAATCATTCAATCACAAATCGTTTTTTATGGGCGGGGAAGCCCGAAAAGCTGTTGGTGAGGGAAGAGCCGATTTCATGCCAATGTACCTGTACGAATTTCCTATCCTGGTAAAAAAAGGATATCTGCACATCAATGTTGCACTGGTGCATCTTTCTCCACCTGACGAACATGGTTTCTGCAGTTACGGTGTTGAAGTGGGAATTATAAAAACCGCCGCTGAAAATGCCGACATTGTAATTGCTCAGGTTAACCCCAACATGCCAAGAGCGTTGGGTGACAGCTTTATCCACATCAGCAAAATCGATTATATTGTTGAAGTGGAAGAACCGATTCTTGAACTTCCGCAAGGTGCCAAGGACTCCGATCCTGTTATGGATGCTGCATATACCGCAATAGGCAGAAATATAGCTGACCTGATAGAGAATGGTTCCACACTCCAACTCGGAATAGGTGTGATCCCGGATAATGTATTGAAATTTCTTGGTGATAAAAGGGATTTGGGAATTCACTCTGAAACATTCAGTGATGGTCTGATTGATCTGGTGGATCGAGGAATTATAACCAACAGTAAAAAGGGACTCCACGAAGGGAAGATAATTGCCGGATTTGTGCTCGGAACAACAAAACTTTATCAGTTTATCGACAATAACCCGTTGATCGAGTTTCATCCGCAGGAATATGTAAACGACCCGTTCATTATTGCCAAGAACAAAAAAATGGTTGCCATTAATGCAGCTTTAGAAGTGGATATTACAGGCCAGGTTTGTTCCGACTCAATCGGACCCCGGCTCTACAGCGGGTTTGGTGGCCAGGTTGATTTCATCAGGGGTGCGACAAGATCCGAAGGAGGAAAGCCGATCATCGCTCTTCCATCAACAACCAAAGATGGCTCGATCTCGAGAATCACTGCGCAGTTAAAACCGGGTGCCGGTGTCGTTACAAATCGTGGTGATGTTCATTATGTGGTCACAGAATATGGTGTCGCACAACTATGGGGCAAAACTGTGAGAGAAAGAGTAAGAGAATTAATCAACATTGCTCACCCCAAATTCAGGGAAGAGCTTGAATATTATGCTAAATCAGTGAAATATATCTAAAATATGTTTGCTGTTTTTGGAGATATTCACGGTTGTGTAAATACTTTGCGAAGTCTGTACACGCGAGTGAAAGAGACCTACGAGGATATAGAATTTTACTGTACGGGCGACCTGGTCGACCGTGGTAACTTTTCACTCGAGGTGTTGGATTTCGTAATGGAAGAAGATATTCATCCGGTCCTGGGTAACCATGACCGGATGTTCTTCAGCTATTTTACAAGTCCTGACAGTTCACCTGCGAACCTGTGGATATATAATTCATCTTCCAAGACCCTTTATGACTATGAGCATAATCCCGGGCGTCTTGTTGATCACCTGGAATTTGTGGGGAGTCTTCCATTGTTCTATGATCTGCCCCGACATATTATATCGCACGCCGGAATAGGTAAAAACTGGCTTTCGATACTCGATAATAACGGAAATATCGATGTGCAGAAATTAAATCAAATGGCAATCGAGAATATTGACAATGAGAACGGATTGCTTTGGAA
This genomic window from Ignavibacteria bacterium contains:
- a CDS encoding acetyl-CoA hydrolase/transferase family protein, producing MTDEMRVKPSLSSSMLKNYKNKLVSAEKAVSVVKSGDNIAIHSNCAFPRTLIEALVERKDELRNVQLIHALSVGELPYLQPGMRESFNHKSFFMGGEARKAVGEGRADFMPMYLYEFPILVKKGYLHINVALVHLSPPDEHGFCSYGVEVGIIKTAAENADIVIAQVNPNMPRALGDSFIHISKIDYIVEVEEPILELPQGAKDSDPVMDAAYTAIGRNIADLIENGSTLQLGIGVIPDNVLKFLGDKRDLGIHSETFSDGLIDLVDRGIITNSKKGLHEGKIIAGFVLGTTKLYQFIDNNPLIEFHPQEYVNDPFIIAKNKKMVAINAALEVDITGQVCSDSIGPRLYSGFGGQVDFIRGATRSEGGKPIIALPSTTKDGSISRITAQLKPGAGVVTNRGDVHYVVTEYGVAQLWGKTVRERVRELINIAHPKFREELEYYAKSVKYI
- a CDS encoding serine/threonine protein phosphatase, yielding MFAVFGDIHGCVNTLRSLYTRVKETYEDIEFYCTGDLVDRGNFSLEVLDFVMEEDIHPVLGNHDRMFFSYFTSPDSSPANLWIYNSSSKTLYDYEHNPGRLVDHLEFVGSLPLFYDLPRHIISHAGIGKNWLSILDNNGNIDVQKLNQMAIENIDNENGLLWNRAELLKTNKIQIVGHTPVPNFKYYKNQRAYYIDTGAAAGNKLTALIFGDGDEADIIFERTDKRDFSSTFFR